From the Sphingobacteruim zhuxiongii genome, the window GTGCCGATAATCTGGCTATGCTCTACTAGAACCCAGTTATTATCATAAGAATATTGATTCCCTTGATGTTTCACCAATGTTGATAGAAAGCGATAAGCTTCATCATAATTTTTCTCTCCAATAAATTGATAGACGATATCTTCCATAGCCAACAAAAGATGCGTTGCAATCGTCTCTGCATCTTTAAGCTCTCCTCTTCGTATCTGCATAATATAATAACGAGTTTACAAACTAACCATGATTAGCTTAAATCCCTCTTTCGTTCTTAAAAAATGTAAGTGAGTTTGCCGCTTAGAAAAATCCTTGGACTGATTAATCACGAAATTAACGGAAGGATATTTCCAATCATTGGAAAATCCACAAGGATCATAATATTCTTTGTATAAAGCCGATTCAAAAATAAATGGATTTAAGCCATCAAGCGTAAAAAAACATTGATCACGATTTGCCGTTAATTTCTGTAATTCCTTCTGAACAGCTTGATAAAAACGGTAAACAAATTCTTCCTTTGGAAGGGCAATCCACCCTAACTTATCATCCGAATATGTAACTTCCTCAAAACAGAAACTCGCTAACTTTTCCGGGCTTAGCCCCGTGCTTAGTAAGGTTGCAATTTGCTGTTCGAGTTCTAACTCATAATTTATAAAACTATAATATTTTCCATTGACCCCTTTAAACGAATTCCTTGTCGGATCAGCAGAAGGTTCTTCACTAATCGAAACGCTATAATAATTTAGATCGTCATTATAAGGAAACCGTTCAACAAGTACTTGATTCAGCGTGTCGATCAATACCTCCTGCCCTGCCTCCCAAACATAATGTTCATCAGTTTGATTCCCTTGATTATCCTTGAGGTACCTTTTTTTTGCCCCTTTCAATCCGATGATCAATCCGTTCCTAACTTTCGTTAGTCCATCGTACTCAGCAGGTATCTGAATCTCACCACGGGAATTAAAAATCCCTACTTTATCACTTTTCTTATCCCTAAATCTGATAAATCCTTCATTTTCACAATCGGGTGTATTATCAAAAAAATATATACTATCATGTCCAACGATGTTCCCAGACTTTGTTAAGAAATATCCGTCCCAGATATCTCCATCTGCCTTTCCAATCGTCATAATACTTTCAAAACTTCTAGCAACATTCAAATATGGCAGATAAATCGAATCCAAGCGGATTTGACCATGCTGGTCTTTAAAACCTACTGCAGTACTATCTTTGTTATAAAAGCTTTCCCATCGATCAATCTTCTCCTGTCCATTTGCTAGCTGTACAAAAAAGAAAAGTCCAAATAGGATTAAACAAATTTGATGTCTTAAACTCATTAACCTAAAGTACTCAAAAAATATGAGTAAAATAAAAAAGCCAGATCATCTGAGGAGAATCTGGCTTTTAAATATTTTAAATCTCTTTCTACTATCCCTTCTTCTTCTTTCCTTTTTTCTTTCCCATGGCTTCAATATATTTGTTCAACGCATTGATTGTCATTTCCTGAGAATTTATCGTTGTCTGTTGCGCCGAAATAACCTTTTCTAAGGCTTCAATGACCGCATTACTTTGTTCAATTTCGTCAATTTTCGATGGCAGCGTTAAGGCTTGATGATCTGCGTCTGCAGTGCTTCCACGAAACATCCCACCAGCGCCATTCAATAACCATTCTGGATCAATATCCGAGTGTGAAGCTAAAATACTAGCCACCGCGTCAGAACCTAATGCAGATGTTTTTTGAATACCTTTGAAATTAGCGTAGGATAGCCCCAAATCTCGAAAAAATTCAATTTTTGAGATTCCTTTTACCTCTGCGATATGGAGAACACGTTCTTTAATATTGGTCATTTCCTAGTCGATTATTAATATTGGATAAAATTAAGACTTATTCTCGATAAAAGTTAAAAGTATTAAATAACTAACGAAAAATTAATATTAAATATCAGGAATTATTACTAGTGTTCTGAAAAACCCCTTAATTTTTTACCTTTTTGTAGACATAACGCACATTGCAGTACATGACGGTATCCGTTTTCTCTGTCATATGTTTAATCGTTGGAAAATGATATTCATTACCCCAGAAGAAATCATCCTTACTCGCATATCCCTCACTATCGTCGCTTAAATCGAAGGAGATATTTGGACGTTTCTTATGCAAAGTCGAAAAATTACGCTCATAATAAATATGTTGTCGATCAGACGGAAATCTACCATAGTACTGCCAAAAATTAGCATAGATATTCCACCGAAATAAAGAATCACTTTGTCCGACTTTAAATTGAAATTTGTTAGCCTCGTATTGCTCAGGATATTCTGTCAGGACATCTTTAAATACCCTCAACGAATCTTTAGCACGAGACTCTATTGCATTTATCCCACCCAATTTAACCCATAAATAATCGCGAACAGGGCGCTTAAGCCGTTCTTCAACCCCACCATCTTTTGAACCAACGAAGAGCTTGCTCTCAACGATTTCGATTTTTTCAAGCTTGTAAATCATAACCTCTTTAGCTGTAATAACGGAACGGACCTTATCATCCTTACTACAAGAAGAATTAACAAACAGACACAAACCAGTAATCAGAAAGAAAACACAACAAGAAACACGGCTCATAACGAAAAATATAATGCGCCTAAATATACGCAATATTTCGCCTAAAGAAATCTAATTCACAAAAAGGTAACACAAATAAAATATTGAACTAATTAAAAATTGACTAGAAGCGGAGTTTTATTATTGAAACGATAACCAATGCCCAACATGAGATAATTGGGATCTCTAAAATCTTTAATACTATAGCCAATATGTAGAAAGGTACTGCGCGTGACCTTCGTTTTAAGCGCTAAACTCTGATATGTACCGCTAAAATCGCCGCCGCGATGAAGAATATGCGTACCAATGCCAACGCTTATGGTAAAAATTGGCATCGTGAAATCTGCTCTACCAGACAAACCAAGCGCAAGTTGTTCTTTCCAATGTGGTTTATAAAACGGCTGTTCTGTTCCAACAATATAATCCTCAGTGTAGACATTCCCACTGCCATCATAGAGCATATCGATGGAAACACCCGCACGCATTCTATACCCTAAATTGTACATCGGCGCAAAATATGCACCAACAACGGGGTATTTGTCTGGAGACGCCACTTGGGTATTTCCAAATTCTATCCCTTTTCTACGCCAGGATCCGAACAAAACGAAATCATAACTTACATGTCTTGGGAAAGAGGGTACAAGTGCTGTTTCCACAATTTCTCCCTCTTTCGGGCGATGCTCTGTTAGATTATAAGCCAATCCGAGCTTCGCACCAATCATATTTAGCCCCGCATTAGGATATTCTGTATTACCATTCGAGAAATGTGTAAAATCTGCTCCGGTCATCATATTCCATTGCTTATTTAGACGCCATTTAAAAAATAAGCCCAAGTTAATATATGCATTGACCTTAGATCCCATGACCATATTCATAGGATTACTAACGGGATTATAGGGTCGCCAACCACTGGAGAGCCCAAAATTCCATTCATAATGCAGCGAACTTAGTTTACTAAGTCTTAATATTTCGGCATTTTGAAATAGATAACTCGCAATTGGAGTTCCTAATTCTCGATCGTTTCCAAAACTGAAAACCGCCACCCCAATTCCTTGCTGGGTCTTGGAAAATATCTGATTCCCTAGGCTTCCTTTTGGGAGCGCAAAAGAATACCGCACATGCCCAGCAATTGCTTGCTTTGTAAGGGCATCATTTGCAATCTCACTCTTATAAAAGGGTGATGTAGGAAAAACATAAGCCGAACGGACCTCTGCAGAAAAGTGATGTGAGAATTTAGTAAATGGAATTCGAGTACTGTCTCCATTTGACATTAACGCTCTTTCTTGTCCATAGCAAACGGAAACAAAGTAGAAGATGGCCGTTAACAAGAAAAAGCCCTTGCTAAATACAAATTTGCAGCGGCAGCTTCTATTACGTATCTGAATCAAAGGCTTCAATACAATTGGTATTTCCTGATAAGAAATAAAACTAAGAAATTATACGCTCATTACCAAAAATTCTATTTCACAACTTAGAG encodes:
- a CDS encoding acyloxyacyl hydrolase yields the protein MSNGDSTRIPFTKFSHHFSAEVRSAYVFPTSPFYKSEIANDALTKQAIAGHVRYSFALPKGSLGNQIFSKTQQGIGVAVFSFGNDRELGTPIASYLFQNAEILRLSKLSSLHYEWNFGLSSGWRPYNPVSNPMNMVMGSKVNAYINLGLFFKWRLNKQWNMMTGADFTHFSNGNTEYPNAGLNMIGAKLGLAYNLTEHRPKEGEIVETALVPSFPRHVSYDFVLFGSWRRKGIEFGNTQVASPDKYPVVGAYFAPMYNLGYRMRAGVSIDMLYDGSGNVYTEDYIVGTEQPFYKPHWKEQLALGLSGRADFTMPIFTISVGIGTHILHRGGDFSGTYQSLALKTKVTRSTFLHIGYSIKDFRDPNYLMLGIGYRFNNKTPLLVNF